From the genome of Clarias gariepinus isolate MV-2021 ecotype Netherlands chromosome 28, CGAR_prim_01v2, whole genome shotgun sequence, one region includes:
- the ppp1r11 gene encoding E3 ubiquitin-protein ligase PPP1R11 has product MAELAGPSSETITETVQTGTPPPPQQEGRSLTIKLRKRKTDKKVEWSSDTVDNEHMGRRSSKCCCIYEKPRQFGESSTESEGEDEEGCGSAHCILGHGKGHGQKGGGGSEGATPPSSGGTNPH; this is encoded by the exons ATGGCGGAGCTAGCAGGGCCGTCCAGTGAGACGATAACGGAGACGGTGCAGACGGGGACACCGCCGCCGCCCCAGCAG gaaggAAGGAGCTTGACCATCAAGCTTCGAAAGAGGAAGACCGATAAAAAGGTGGAGTGGTCCAGCGACACGGTGGATAACGAGCACATGGGACGGCGATCCTCCAAGT GCTGCTGCATTTACGAGAAGCCCCGACAGTTCGGCGAATCCTCTACAGAGAGCGAAGGGGAGGACGAGGAAGGATGCGGTAGCGCGCACTGCATCCTCGGACACGGGAAAGGACACGGAcagaaaggaggaggaggaagcgaAGGCGCTACGCCCCCGAGCTCCGGCGGAACAAACCCTCACTAA